From one Anabas testudineus chromosome 18, fAnaTes1.2, whole genome shotgun sequence genomic stretch:
- the LOC113168350 gene encoding myelin-oligodendrocyte glycoprotein-like — protein MSSYFIIVVLLFIFSSAKGESLVIGSPQIIRAAPHDDVILPCHLDPPFNVEGLTVEWSKPDLKPDPSDRLSRVEYVHLYRDRREVTDMKLPSYVSRTSLFTDDLKHGNISLKISNVTVADTGRYRCFIPKLQSRVKESVVQLVVGEDVCPHVVYGFRLQHKLV, from the exons atgtCCTCGTATTTTATCATCGTTGTGCTCCTTTTCATCTTCTCTTCAGCTAAAG GTGAGTCTCTGGTGATTGGTTCCCCTCAGATTATCAGAGCTGCCCCACATGATGACGTCATCCTGCCCTGCCACCTGGATCCTCCATTCAACGTAGAGGGTCTGACAGTGGAGTGGTCCAAGCCTGACCTCAAACCAGATCCCTCAGACCGGCTGAGCAGGGTCGAGTACGTCCACCTCTACCGGGACAGACGAGAAGTCACGGACATGAAGCTTCCGTCGTACGTCAGCAGGACGAGTCTGTTCACAGACGAcctgaaacatggaaacatatCACTGAAGATCAGCAACGTGACGGTAGCTGATACAGGAAGATACAGATGTTTCATCCCCAAGTTACAAAGCAGAGTGAAGGAATCAGTCGTTCAGCTTGTTGTTGGTGAGGACGTTTGTCCACATGTTGTTTATGGGTTCAGGCTGCAACATAAACTTGTTTAG